One Onychostoma macrolepis isolate SWU-2019 chromosome 15, ASM1243209v1, whole genome shotgun sequence DNA segment encodes these proteins:
- the si:ch211-276c2.4 gene encoding zinc finger protein 501 has translation MVKTEFIKEEIDDMSDPETSRMNHEDTEEHTDRMEVKEQRQELNEENERRNFKTQRRKKRHTCSQCGKSFRLKSGLSNHLWQHSGEKQFNCDQCGKKYSSLANLKVHQKIHSDEKPYVCSVCGKSFSRLDCCKQHQKIHDEVRDHVCCECGKSFTTVGQLKQHQRIHTGERPYKCSYCDKSFSQPGNLKSHERVHTGEKPYRCTQCGKSFKHSTILNYHMRVHSGEKPFNCDQCGKEFNSSSNLKKHLRIHTNERPYVCSYCGKSFPLLVSCNRHQKIHTGEKDHVCSECGKSFTTSGQLKYHQRIHTGEKPYKCSYCDRRFPQFSQQKSHERIHTGEKPYSCTQCGERFRHSNSLVNHMKKHFASSPSIPPDS, from the exons ATGGTAAAgactgagtttattaaagaggagattGATGACATGAGTGATCCAGAAACATCTAGAATGAAtcatgaagatactgaggaacacaCAG ATCGGATGGAGGTGAAAGAGCAAAGACAAGAACTAAATGAAGAAAACGAGCGTCGTAACTTTAAAACTCAAAGAAGGAAAAAGCGGCACACCTGCTcacagtgcgggaagagtttcagacTTAAATCAGGTCTCAGTAATCATCTCTGGCAACACTCTGGAGAAAAGCAATTTAactgtgatcagtgtgggaaaAAATACAGCTCGTTAGCAAATCTaaaagttcaccaaaaaattcaTTCAGATGAGAAGCCTTACGTGTGCTCGgtctgtggaaagagtttctcaCGGCTGGACTGTTGTAAACAGCATCAGAAAATACACGATGAAGTGAGAGATCACGTGTGTTGTGAGTGTGGGAAGAGCTTTACTACAGTTGGACAGCTGAAACAGCAtcagaggattcacactggagaaagaCCTTACAAGTGCTCTTACTGTGACAAGAGCTTCTCTCAGCCTGGAAACCTGAAATCACACGAgcgagttcatactggagagaagccgtaccggtgtactcagtgtggaaagagtttcaaacATTCAACTATTCTCAATTATCACATGCGTGTTCACTCTGGAGAAAAGCCATTTAACTGTGATCAGTGTGGTAAAGAGTTTAATTCATCCTCAAATCTGAAAAAGCACCTGAGAATCCATACAAACGAAAGGCCTTATGTGTGTTCTTATTGTGGGAAGAGTTTTCCACTGTTGGTCAGTTGTAATCGGCATCAGAAAATACACACCGGTGAGAAAGATCACGTGTGTAGtgagtgtggaaagagcttTACTACATCTGGCCAACTGAAATACCACCaaagaattcacactggagaaaaaccttacaagtgCTCTTACTGTGACAGGAGGTTCCCTCAGTTTTCACAACAGAAATCACATGAACGAATTCATACCGGAGAGAAGCCGTACAGCTGTACTCAGTGTGGAGAGAGATTTAGACATTCAAACTCTTTAGTCAATCATATGAAAAAGCATTTTGCATCAAGTCCATCTATTCCTCCAGATAGTTAG